The following are from one region of the Yoonia sp. R2331 genome:
- the xth gene encoding exodeoxyribonuclease III, whose translation MKIATFNINGIKARISALTDWLNESQPDVALLQEIKSVDENFPREHFEDMGYIVETHGQKGFNGVAILSKIPLEDVTRGLPGDDTDEQARWIEATVMGDTPVRICGLYLPNGNPVEINQDGSPVAGGKYAYKMDWMERLYKRAQTLMADEVPALMAGDYNIIPQPEDAKRPEAWVNDALHRLPSREAFRRIQHLGFTEAFRATTHGDGHYSFWDYQAGAWDRNDGIRIDHFLLTPQCADLLQSCWIESAVRGREKPSDHVPVWVDLAA comes from the coding sequence ATGAAAATCGCGACATTTAACATCAACGGCATCAAGGCGCGCATCAGTGCATTGACCGACTGGCTGAACGAAAGCCAACCCGACGTCGCGCTTTTGCAAGAGATCAAGTCGGTCGATGAAAATTTCCCTCGCGAACACTTCGAGGATATGGGCTATATCGTTGAAACTCATGGACAAAAAGGCTTCAACGGTGTTGCAATCCTATCCAAAATCCCGCTCGAGGATGTGACCCGTGGCTTGCCCGGCGATGACACCGACGAACAGGCCCGCTGGATCGAAGCAACCGTCATGGGCGACACCCCGGTACGTATCTGCGGGCTTTATCTGCCCAACGGTAATCCGGTCGAAATCAACCAAGATGGCAGCCCTGTTGCGGGCGGCAAATACGCCTACAAAATGGACTGGATGGAGCGACTTTATAAACGCGCTCAGACACTTATGGCAGATGAGGTTCCGGCACTCATGGCCGGTGATTACAACATCATCCCGCAACCCGAAGACGCCAAACGGCCAGAGGCTTGGGTCAACGACGCGCTGCACCGCTTGCCCAGCCGCGAGGCCTTCCGCCGCATCCAACACCTTGGATTCACAGAGGCTTTTCGCGCCACCACCCATGGCGACGGCCATTACTCCTTCTGGGACTATCAGGCCGGTGCTTGGGACCGTAACGACGGCATCCGCATCGACCATTTTCTGCTGACCCCACAATGCGCCGACCTGCTGCAAAGCTGCTGGATCGAAAGCGCTGTCAGAGGCCGCGAAAAACCCTCTGATCATGTGCCTGTCTGGGTCGATCTGGCGGCTTGA
- a CDS encoding deoxyguanosinetriphosphate triphosphohydrolase yields MAAPYATDPANARGRLYAEEESNFRSPFQRDRDRIIHASAFRRLKHKTQVFIEHEGDYFRTRLTHSIEVAQVARTVAAALDLNVELTEAVALAHDLGHTPFGHTGEEALDRLMQPFGGFDHNAQALRIVTDLERHYAEWDGLNLTWETLEGIAKHNGPVIGDIPWALAAYNTRHDLELHTHASAEAQVAALADDIAYNNHDLHDGLRAELFSTDELAELPVLKDCFARVDKLYPGLNYYRRRHEALRRFFGVLVEDVIVVSRRNLAEANPASVADVRHAGRMMVQFTPALWEDLKVIRRFLFERMYRAPAVVEMRVAVTKMIDELFPFFLSNPSELPKQWRKDVQEVADMEGLARIVADYIAGMTDRFAIQEHKRLIGGTPVPAGVTDGD; encoded by the coding sequence ATGGCAGCCCCATATGCGACCGATCCGGCGAATGCGCGGGGGCGGCTTTATGCAGAGGAAGAGAGCAACTTTCGCTCTCCGTTTCAGCGCGACCGCGACCGGATCATTCATGCAAGCGCGTTTCGCAGGCTGAAACATAAGACGCAGGTGTTTATTGAACATGAGGGCGATTATTTCCGCACCCGGCTGACCCATTCGATTGAGGTGGCACAGGTGGCACGGACGGTGGCGGCGGCACTTGATCTGAACGTGGAGTTGACGGAGGCCGTGGCACTGGCGCACGATCTGGGCCACACGCCCTTTGGCCATACCGGAGAGGAAGCGCTGGACCGGCTGATGCAGCCCTTTGGCGGGTTTGACCATAATGCGCAGGCCTTGCGGATCGTGACCGATCTGGAGCGGCATTATGCAGAGTGGGACGGGCTGAACCTGACATGGGAGACGCTGGAAGGCATTGCCAAGCATAACGGTCCTGTCATAGGTGACATTCCCTGGGCACTGGCCGCGTACAATACGCGCCATGATCTGGAGCTGCACACCCATGCCAGCGCAGAGGCGCAGGTTGCTGCACTTGCCGATGACATTGCCTATAACAATCACGATTTGCATGATGGGTTGCGGGCAGAGCTGTTCAGCACCGATGAGCTTGCAGAATTGCCAGTGCTCAAGGACTGCTTTGCGCGGGTGGATAAGCTGTATCCGGGATTGAATTATTATCGCCGCAGGCACGAAGCCTTGCGCCGGTTCTTTGGTGTGTTGGTCGAGGATGTGATTGTGGTCAGCCGCCGCAATCTGGCAGAGGCCAACCCGGCATCCGTCGCGGATGTGCGCCATGCGGGGCGGATGATGGTGCAATTCACACCTGCGCTGTGGGAGGACCTCAAGGTGATCCGCCGGTTCCTGTTTGAACGCATGTACCGCGCGCCTGCGGTTGTCGAGATGCGGGTGGCGGTGACCAAGATGATTGACGAGCTGTTCCCGTTCTTTCTGTCGAACCCGTCAGAGCTGCCCAAGCAGTGGCGCAAGGATGTGCAAGAGGTAGCGGATATGGAAGGGTTGGCGCGGATCGTGGCAGATTACATTGCGGGTATGACCGACCGCTTTGCTATTCAGGAACACAAGCGTTTGATTGGTGGCACACCGGTGCCAGCGGGGGTGACAGATGGCGACTGA
- a CDS encoding protein-L-isoaspartate(D-aspartate) O-methyltransferase, which yields MTDAQTKMQFLYALRSKGVTDARVLTAMEKVDRAAFVKGLFADRAYEDMPLPINCGQTISQPSVVGIMTQALDVQPRHKVLEVGTGSGYQAAILSQLARRVYTVDRHKRLVAEAQSVFDNQDITNITAFAADGSHGLPDQAPFDRILLTAAAEDPPSPLLAQLRVGGIMVLPVGQSDAVQSLIRVTRNETGFDYDELRQVRFVPLLEGLGQD from the coding sequence ATGACCGACGCCCAGACCAAAATGCAATTCCTCTACGCGCTCCGCTCCAAGGGTGTCACCGACGCCCGCGTGCTGACCGCAATGGAAAAGGTCGACCGTGCTGCCTTTGTCAAAGGGCTCTTTGCCGACCGCGCCTATGAAGACATGCCGCTGCCGATCAACTGCGGCCAGACCATCAGCCAGCCATCAGTCGTGGGCATCATGACGCAGGCGCTGGATGTGCAACCGCGTCACAAGGTGCTCGAAGTGGGGACAGGCTCGGGCTATCAGGCGGCGATCCTTTCGCAGCTCGCGCGCCGGGTCTATACGGTCGACCGCCACAAACGGCTGGTGGCCGAGGCGCAAAGCGTCTTTGACAACCAGGACATCACCAATATCACCGCCTTTGCCGCAGACGGCAGCCATGGCTTGCCCGATCAGGCGCCCTTTGACCGCATTCTGCTGACGGCGGCGGCAGAAGACCCCCCCAGCCCCCTCTTGGCGCAACTGCGTGTGGGCGGTATCATGGTCTTGCCCGTGGGTCAGTCAGACGCGGTGCAATCGCTGATCCGGGTCACCCGGAACGAAACAGGTTTTGACTATGACGAGCTGCGCCAGGTGCGCTTTGTGCCCTTGCTCGAAGGGCTGGGACAGGATTAG
- a CDS encoding HesB/IscA family protein — MTLPPKVTTRAFERLAEIGASDQGKALRIAVEGGGCSGFQYEIDLDEVKDDDLVLEGAGEKVVIDSVSLPFLTDAEIDFTEELIGARFVINNPNASSSCGCGTSFSM, encoded by the coding sequence CTGACCCTTCCCCCCAAAGTCACCACCCGCGCCTTTGAACGGCTTGCCGAAATCGGCGCCTCTGACCAAGGCAAGGCGCTCCGCATCGCGGTTGAAGGCGGCGGCTGCTCCGGCTTTCAGTATGAGATCGACCTTGATGAGGTGAAAGACGATGATCTGGTCCTTGAAGGCGCCGGCGAAAAGGTGGTGATCGACTCTGTCTCGCTGCCGTTCCTGACCGATGCCGAAATTGACTTTACCGAAGAACTCATCGGCGCGCGGTTTGTGATTAACAATCCCAATGCATCTTCTTCATGCGGCTGCGGCACCTCGTTTTCCATGTGA
- the dksA gene encoding RNA polymerase-binding protein DksA, with product MKAEVFLPDDYRPAEDEPFMNDRQTEYFRRKLLDWKSEIMDDSRDTVASMKDQTRNIPDVADRASEETDRALELRTRDRERKLVAKIDAALRRIDEGEYGYCSITGEPISLKRLDARPIATMSLEAQERHERGEKVHRKD from the coding sequence ATGAAAGCCGAGGTTTTCTTGCCTGACGATTACCGTCCCGCTGAGGACGAACCATTTATGAACGACCGCCAAACTGAATATTTCCGCCGCAAGTTGCTGGATTGGAAATCAGAGATTATGGATGATAGCCGCGATACCGTGGCGTCCATGAAAGACCAGACGCGCAACATTCCCGATGTGGCAGACCGCGCATCCGAGGAAACCGACCGCGCGTTGGAATTGCGCACCCGCGACCGTGAGCGCAAGCTTGTTGCCAAGATTGATGCGGCCCTGCGCCGGATTGACGAAGGTGAATATGGCTATTGCAGCATCACCGGCGAGCCGATTTCATTGAAGCGTCTGGATGCGCGTCCGATCGCCACAATGAGCCTTGAGGCGCAAGAGCGTCACGAGCGGGGCGAGAAGGTCCATCGCAAAGACTAA
- a CDS encoding arsenate reductase family protein, protein MTTVIHHNPNCGTSRNVLAAIRATGTDPIVIAYLETGWTRPQLQALFAAAGLTPQTTLRTQKTDAEARGLPDSDDDTILDAMIADPILVNRPIVCTPRGVVLCRPAEAVLPLLENQPTGLLLKEDGTLLFG, encoded by the coding sequence ATGACAACCGTCATTCATCACAACCCCAACTGCGGCACCTCGCGTAACGTGTTGGCCGCGATCCGCGCCACCGGAACTGACCCGATTGTCATCGCATACCTCGAAACAGGCTGGACCCGCCCACAATTGCAGGCGCTCTTTGCCGCCGCTGGTCTGACACCACAGACCACCCTGCGCACCCAAAAGACCGATGCAGAGGCACGCGGGCTGCCAGATTCAGACGACGACACGATCCTTGATGCGATGATCGCCGATCCGATCCTCGTCAACCGCCCCATCGTGTGCACCCCGCGCGGTGTCGTCCTGTGCCGCCCCGCGGAGGCGGTGCTGCCGCTGTTAGAAAACCAGCCCACCGGCCTGCTTTTGAAAGAGGATGGCACACTGCTATTCGGCTGA
- a CDS encoding cation:proton antiporter: MATEQLADGAMAPVVAFALVGALGVGSQWLAWRLRMPAIVLMLAAGILVGPVFGVFDPARDIGPLMGPMISIAVAIILFEGGLTLNFHQLRDAAVGVKRLVFVGAPLGWITSALALHYGAGLSWQTSAVFGGIMIVTGPTVIAPLLRTARLSRRPAALLQWEAIVNDPIGALAAVLAFEVVVVLNTATAVGAAVSDLVIGIGIATVLGAAGGYGLSAAFKRGLVPEYMKVPVLFALLLAVFGVSDAVLHESGLLAVTIMGIVIANADLPSYVELRRFKEHATVLLVSGVFILLAAGLDFAALQALDWRAAVFVAAVVLVARPLTVFVSLAGSGLPWREQALVAFTGPRGVVLVAVAGLFGERLLSLGLEDAALIAPLAFVLVAFTVVLHGFTLAPFARALGLTGADTPGVIIIGGSEWSTALAEALTRAEVPVLMTDPNFGHLRGARAAGIPTYSGDILSEGAEQRLELVSYATLVAATDNDAYNTLVATDLAPEFGRDNVFQIARATSDNARHQLPSTLGGKGMGLDATFAEMERMFRAGWTFRTTRLTEEFTLEDWRAERPDARLVARISAKGEIKLIARDEDVKPAPDVRVLAFRPPEGSGDAQQPPAE, encoded by the coding sequence ATGGCGACTGAACAGCTTGCAGATGGGGCCATGGCCCCGGTGGTGGCCTTTGCACTGGTCGGGGCCCTCGGTGTCGGCAGCCAGTGGCTGGCGTGGCGGCTGCGGATGCCTGCGATTGTGCTGATGCTGGCGGCGGGCATTCTGGTGGGGCCGGTGTTTGGTGTCTTTGACCCCGCCCGCGACATTGGGCCGTTGATGGGGCCGATGATCAGTATCGCGGTGGCGATTATTCTGTTTGAGGGCGGGCTGACGCTGAATTTTCACCAGTTGCGGGATGCAGCGGTCGGGGTCAAACGGCTGGTCTTTGTGGGCGCGCCCTTGGGCTGGATCACGAGCGCGCTGGCGCTTCACTACGGGGCCGGGCTGTCGTGGCAGACCTCGGCCGTCTTTGGCGGGATCATGATTGTGACCGGCCCGACGGTGATCGCACCTTTGTTGCGCACGGCCCGCCTTTCACGCAGGCCAGCGGCCTTGTTGCAATGGGAGGCCATTGTGAATGACCCCATTGGCGCGTTGGCGGCGGTGCTGGCGTTCGAGGTGGTTGTGGTGCTGAACACAGCCACAGCGGTGGGCGCTGCGGTCAGTGATCTGGTGATCGGGATCGGTATTGCCACCGTTCTGGGGGCAGCGGGCGGATACGGGCTGTCGGCGGCGTTCAAGCGCGGGTTGGTGCCGGAATACATGAAGGTGCCGGTGCTGTTCGCCCTGCTGTTGGCGGTCTTTGGCGTCTCGGACGCGGTGCTGCATGAAAGTGGATTGCTGGCGGTGACGATCATGGGGATCGTGATCGCCAATGCCGACCTGCCGTCTTACGTGGAACTGCGGCGGTTCAAGGAACATGCCACGGTCTTGCTGGTGTCGGGTGTGTTCATCCTGCTGGCGGCGGGGTTGGATTTTGCGGCGTTGCAAGCGTTGGATTGGCGCGCGGCGGTGTTTGTGGCCGCCGTGGTGTTGGTGGCGCGGCCTTTGACGGTCTTTGTGTCATTGGCCGGGTCGGGGCTGCCGTGGCGGGAACAGGCGCTGGTCGCTTTTACCGGGCCGCGCGGCGTGGTGCTGGTTGCGGTGGCGGGGCTCTTTGGTGAGCGGCTGTTGTCGCTGGGGCTGGAGGACGCGGCGTTGATCGCGCCACTGGCCTTTGTGCTGGTGGCATTCACCGTGGTGCTGCACGGGTTCACGCTGGCACCCTTTGCGCGGGCCTTGGGGCTGACCGGGGCGGATACGCCCGGAGTCATCATTATCGGCGGGTCAGAGTGGTCAACAGCGCTGGCTGAAGCATTGACGCGGGCCGAGGTGCCAGTGCTGATGACGGACCCCAACTTTGGACATCTGAGGGGCGCGCGGGCGGCAGGCATTCCGACCTATAGCGGTGACATTCTGTCAGAAGGGGCGGAGCAGCGGTTGGAGCTGGTCAGCTATGCCACCTTGGTCGCCGCGACCGATAACGATGCCTACAACACACTGGTGGCGACCGATCTGGCGCCAGAGTTCGGGCGCGACAACGTGTTTCAGATCGCACGGGCGACGTCCGACAACGCGCGGCATCAGCTGCCCAGCACGCTGGGTGGCAAGGGGATGGGGCTGGACGCCACCTTTGCCGAGATGGAGAGGATGTTCCGCGCAGGCTGGACCTTTCGGACCACGCGGCTGACGGAGGAATTCACGCTGGAAGACTGGCGCGCGGAACGGCCTGATGCGCGGCTGGTTGCGCGGATTTCGGCCAAGGGAGAGATCAAGCTGATCGCTCGTGATGAGGATGTGAAGCCTGCGCCGGATGTGCGGGTGCTGGCGTTCCGTCCGCCCGAGGGTTCTGGTGATGCCCAGCAGCCGCCAGCGGAGTAA
- the surE gene encoding 5'/3'-nucleotidase SurE → MRILITNDDGINAPGLATLHTIASTLAGTDGEVWTVAPAFEQSGVGHCISYTKPMMISELGPRRFAAEGSPADCVLAALYHVMPHARPDLILSGVNRGNNAADNTLYSGTIGAAMEAALQGVPAIALSQFFGPDNASLEDPFEAAAQHGADLVQTLLDRAEWGGDSYQMFYNVNFPPIPAADVKGARMVAQGLRPGAAFGMEPSTAPNGRTYLWIKGGPQHVATAPGTDVHANLDGYTSVTPMRADLTDHASLAAMQDLFA, encoded by the coding sequence ATGCGCATTCTCATCACCAATGACGACGGCATCAACGCTCCGGGTCTTGCCACGCTGCACACCATCGCCAGCACACTCGCCGGGACCGATGGCGAGGTCTGGACCGTGGCCCCCGCCTTTGAACAATCAGGTGTCGGCCACTGCATCAGCTACACCAAGCCGATGATGATCTCTGAACTCGGCCCCCGCCGCTTTGCCGCCGAAGGCTCACCCGCAGATTGCGTGCTGGCCGCCCTCTATCACGTCATGCCCCACGCGCGCCCTGACCTGATCCTCTCGGGCGTCAACCGTGGCAACAACGCCGCTGACAACACGCTTTATTCAGGCACCATCGGTGCCGCGATGGAAGCCGCCCTGCAAGGCGTCCCCGCCATTGCCCTTTCGCAATTCTTCGGTCCCGACAATGCCAGTCTTGAAGACCCGTTCGAGGCTGCCGCGCAGCATGGCGCTGATCTGGTGCAAACCCTGCTGGACCGTGCGGAATGGGGCGGCGACAGCTACCAGATGTTCTATAACGTCAACTTTCCCCCGATCCCTGCCGCAGACGTCAAAGGCGCACGGATGGTGGCCCAGGGCCTGCGTCCCGGTGCGGCGTTCGGGATGGAACCCAGCACCGCCCCCAATGGCCGCACGTACCTGTGGATCAAGGGCGGCCCGCAACACGTTGCAACCGCCCCCGGCACCGATGTGCATGCCAACCTCGACGGCTATACCTCTGTCACGCCAATGCGCGCGGACCTCACCGACCATGCCAGCCTTGCGGCCATGCAGGACCTCTTTGCATGA
- a CDS encoding SDR family NAD(P)-dependent oxidoreductase has protein sequence MTKTALITGASRGLGAAIAAALAPTHHVIAVAKTTGALEELDDQIQSAGGAATLAPMDITVDAAMQQLCRGIFDRWGSLDLWVHAAIHAAPLAPADHIGPKDLDKSLAVNVTATQRLIAYVAPLLGVAGHAVFLDDPRAGAQFFGAYGATKGAGIALARSWQAETAKIGPQVSILTPNPTATATRARFYPGEDRAALASPASEAARLMPAILHPGAAL, from the coding sequence ATGACCAAAACAGCCCTCATCACCGGTGCCTCTCGTGGCCTGGGTGCCGCCATCGCCGCCGCTCTGGCCCCGACCCACCATGTCATTGCCGTGGCCAAGACCACCGGCGCGCTCGAGGAACTGGACGACCAGATTCAGTCTGCGGGCGGGGCGGCCACACTGGCCCCCATGGACATCACCGTGGATGCGGCCATGCAGCAGCTCTGCCGCGGCATCTTTGACCGCTGGGGCAGCCTCGACCTTTGGGTCCATGCCGCGATCCACGCCGCACCCCTTGCACCAGCCGATCACATCGGCCCCAAGGACCTGGACAAATCGCTCGCCGTCAACGTGACTGCCACACAACGCCTGATTGCCTACGTCGCCCCGCTTCTGGGTGTTGCGGGCCATGCGGTCTTCCTCGACGATCCCCGCGCCGGGGCGCAGTTTTTCGGCGCTTACGGCGCCACCAAAGGTGCGGGCATCGCCCTTGCCCGCAGCTGGCAGGCGGAAACCGCAAAGATCGGCCCGCAGGTCAGCATCCTGACCCCCAACCCCACGGCCACCGCCACCCGCGCGCGGTTCTATCCAGGTGAAGACCGCGCAGCACTTGCAAGCCCTGCGTCCGAGGCAGCCCGCCTCATGCCCGCGATCCTGCATCCGGGTGCTGCACTCTGA
- a CDS encoding FAD-dependent monooxygenase yields MTQAHTVAGGGIAGLAAAAALAQKRASVTVHERAPVLRTQGAGLQISPNGGRVLEALGLGQALAEKSIKSQAVVPRDGLTGRVVARFALPQSVPGFRMLHRGDLLAMLAKACVDAGVEVVTGSTLTPDTAPANGRLLAADGLHSAFRPVLNGLGTPFFTRQVAWRAIVDGDAAPEATIWMLPGRHVVSYPLPGGKINIVAVQERDAWAEEGWSHADDPAHVRSAFSDAASPLKALLSQIKEVNLWGLFRHEVAETWAEDEIYLLGDAAHPTLPFLAQGANLALEDAWVLARCLTEGGDYQKLRQARVKRAIAAANANAVNYHLRGVRRAASHGVLRGISAVAPNAFLSRLSWLYDHDVTR; encoded by the coding sequence GTGACCCAGGCCCACACGGTGGCCGGCGGCGGGATCGCCGGTCTGGCCGCTGCGGCCGCGTTGGCCCAGAAAAGGGCGAGCGTTACAGTGCACGAACGCGCGCCGGTCTTACGGACCCAAGGTGCGGGTTTGCAGATTTCCCCCAACGGTGGCCGGGTATTGGAGGCGCTGGGTTTGGGGCAGGCACTGGCCGAAAAATCCATAAAATCTCAGGCAGTTGTGCCGCGTGACGGTTTGACAGGTCGTGTTGTCGCACGGTTCGCATTGCCGCAAAGCGTGCCAGGGTTCCGGATGCTGCACCGGGGTGATTTGCTGGCAATGCTGGCCAAGGCTTGTGTTGATGCAGGTGTTGAGGTTGTGACTGGCAGCACGCTAACTCCTGACACGGCACCGGCCAATGGGCGACTGCTGGCGGCAGATGGGCTGCATTCGGCGTTTCGTCCCGTTTTGAACGGGTTGGGCACGCCATTCTTTACCCGTCAGGTCGCGTGGCGCGCCATTGTCGACGGCGACGCGGCACCAGAGGCAACCATTTGGATGCTGCCGGGGCGGCATGTGGTCAGCTATCCTTTGCCGGGTGGCAAGATCAATATTGTCGCGGTGCAAGAACGCGATGCTTGGGCGGAAGAAGGGTGGTCTCATGCAGATGATCCGGCCCATGTAAGGTCTGCGTTCAGTGATGCAGCTTCGCCGTTGAAAGCGTTGTTATCGCAAATAAAAGAGGTCAATCTGTGGGGACTCTTCAGGCACGAGGTGGCGGAGACCTGGGCCGAAGACGAAATTTATCTGTTAGGTGACGCAGCTCATCCAACATTGCCGTTTCTGGCGCAGGGAGCGAACCTTGCACTTGAGGATGCCTGGGTTCTGGCGCGGTGTTTGACGGAAGGTGGCGACTACCAAAAGCTGCGTCAGGCGCGGGTGAAACGGGCGATTGCGGCGGCCAATGCGAATGCGGTGAATTATCACTTGCGCGGAGTGCGGCGGGCGGCATCGCATGGCGTGTTGCGTGGGATCAGTGCCGTGGCACCAAACGCATTTCTATCAAGGTTATCATGGCTTTACGACCATGACGTCACCCGCTAG
- a CDS encoding peptidoglycan DD-metalloendopeptidase family protein translates to MTRHPYRFMMTTGAIALLAACEGGLPDFDLRDIGNGFDTSAAVENLPDRPAPDDRGVISYPNYQVAVARTGDTVASVAQRLGLNAGELARFNGIAPDTGLRAGELMALPSRVAEPSPATGAAPATPGQPLDVAAIATTALDRVGDQPAAVAPTPVSAPAPATNGAEPIRHKVQRGETVFSISRLYGVPVSNIAEWNSLGSDLTVREGAFLLIPQAGSRRPVAAPAPVTDPGAGTPTPTPPSASAPLPAETPAAAAEALPAPPTPDTGAATTPAPAASNTNARLLRPIEGPVIREYAPGRNEGIDIGAAAGTPVKAADSGNVAATTTNTNGMAIVVIQHADNLLTVYTNIDGLTVAKGDSVSRGQTIGKVRAGDPSFLHFETRRGLQSVDPAGLLP, encoded by the coding sequence ATGACACGTCACCCCTATCGGTTCATGATGACCACGGGTGCCATTGCCCTTTTGGCGGCTTGCGAAGGCGGCCTGCCCGATTTTGACCTGCGCGACATCGGCAATGGCTTTGACACCTCTGCGGCGGTTGAAAATCTGCCCGACCGCCCTGCCCCTGATGATCGTGGCGTGATCTCTTATCCGAACTATCAGGTCGCCGTGGCGCGCACGGGCGATACCGTGGCCTCTGTCGCGCAGCGTTTGGGCCTGAACGCAGGAGAGCTGGCGCGCTTTAACGGCATCGCCCCTGACACCGGTCTGCGCGCGGGCGAATTGATGGCCCTGCCCAGCCGCGTGGCCGAACCTTCGCCCGCAACCGGTGCGGCACCTGCCACCCCCGGTCAGCCGCTGGATGTGGCGGCCATTGCAACAACGGCGCTGGACCGTGTGGGCGACCAGCCTGCTGCCGTCGCGCCAACCCCGGTTTCGGCCCCGGCCCCAGCCACCAACGGTGCGGAACCGATCCGCCACAAGGTGCAGCGTGGCGAAACCGTGTTTTCGATCTCGCGGCTCTATGGCGTTCCGGTGTCCAACATCGCCGAATGGAACAGCCTCGGCTCTGATCTGACTGTCCGCGAAGGTGCCTTCCTGCTGATCCCGCAAGCCGGCAGCCGCCGACCAGTTGCGGCCCCCGCCCCTGTCACCGACCCCGGTGCCGGCACCCCAACGCCGACGCCGCCAAGCGCCTCTGCCCCGCTGCCTGCCGAAACACCTGCCGCCGCGGCAGAGGCGCTGCCCGCACCGCCGACCCCGGACACCGGGGCGGCGACCACGCCCGCGCCTGCGGCCAGCAATACCAACGCCCGCCTCTTGCGCCCGATCGAGGGCCCGGTCATCCGTGAATACGCCCCGGGCCGCAACGAAGGCATCGACATCGGCGCAGCCGCCGGAACCCCGGTCAAAGCCGCCGACAGTGGCAATGTCGCGGCGACGACCACCAACACCAATGGCATGGCGATTGTTGTGATCCAACACGCCGATAACCTACTGACGGTCTACACTAACATCGACGGTCTGACCGTCGCCAAGGGCGATAGCGTCAGCCGTGGCCAGACCATCGGCAAAGTGCGCGCAGGCGATCCCAGCTTCCTGCACTTCGAAACCCGCCGCGGCCTGCAATCCGTCGACCCCGCGGGCCTGCTGCCCTAA
- a CDS encoding AAA family ATPase — protein MKFEGTDAYVATDELTMAVNAAVTLERPLLVKGEPGTGKTELARQVSAALGLPMIEWHIKSTTKAQQGLYEYDAVSRLRDSQLGDEKVHDVANYIKRGKLWQAFAADGKVVLLIDEIDKADIEFPNDLLQELDKMEFHVYETGETVAAKVRPIVIITSNNEKELPDAFLRRCFFHYIRFPEVETLRKIVAVHHPGIKDALLTAALTQFYEVRETQGLKKKPSTSEVLDWLKLLLAEDLTAEDLRRDGANALPRLHGALLKNEQDVHLFERLAFMARGAR, from the coding sequence ATGAAATTTGAAGGCACAGACGCCTATGTGGCAACTGACGAACTGACCATGGCGGTGAATGCCGCGGTGACACTCGAACGTCCGTTGCTCGTCAAGGGCGAACCCGGCACCGGCAAAACCGAACTGGCCCGACAGGTCAGCGCCGCACTGGGTCTGCCGATGATCGAATGGCATATCAAGTCGACCACCAAAGCCCAGCAGGGCCTGTATGAATATGACGCCGTTAGTCGTTTGCGCGACAGCCAATTGGGCGATGAAAAGGTCCACGATGTCGCCAATTACATCAAGCGCGGCAAGCTGTGGCAGGCCTTTGCCGCTGACGGCAAGGTCGTGCTGTTGATTGATGAGATCGACAAGGCGGATATCGAGTTTCCCAACGATCTGCTGCAAGAGCTCGATAAGATGGAATTTCACGTCTACGAGACAGGAGAGACGGTGGCCGCAAAAGTGCGTCCAATTGTCATTATTACGTCGAACAACGAAAAAGAGCTGCCCGACGCCTTTTTGCGCCGCTGCTTTTTCCACTACATTCGCTTCCCCGAGGTCGAGACGCTGCGCAAGATCGTCGCCGTGCACCACCCCGGCATCAAGGATGCGTTGCTGACCGCCGCCCTGACCCAATTCTACGAAGTGCGCGAGACTCAAGGTCTCAAGAAAAAGCCTTCCACCTCAGAAGTGTTGGATTGGCTGAAATTGCTGCTGGCAGAGGACCTTACGGCGGAGGATCTGCGGCGGGATGGGGCCAACGCCTTGCCAAGATTACATGGTGCGCTGTTGAAGAACGAACAGGATGTGCATCTGTTCGAACGGCTCGCCTTCATGGCCCGCGGCGCGCGCTAG